One window from the genome of Rufibacter tibetensis encodes:
- the moaD gene encoding molybdopterin converting factor subunit 1 produces the protein MEILLFGITREIVGKSTLTVQQEEKLETVGQLKTWLGEQYPAMKKLSSLAVAVDSEYAEDTQTLAPGQEVALIPPVSGG, from the coding sequence ATGGAAATATTACTGTTTGGGATAACCCGAGAGATAGTGGGAAAATCAACCCTGACGGTACAACAAGAGGAAAAACTGGAAACAGTTGGTCAACTGAAAACCTGGCTGGGCGAACAGTATCCGGCTATGAAAAAACTGAGTTCTTTGGCTGTTGCCGTTGACAGCGAATACGCTGAAGACACCCAAACGCTAGCCCCTGGACAAGAAGTGGCCTTAATTCCCCCGGTAAGCGGAGGGTAA
- a CDS encoding nucleotidyltransferase family protein, protein MTGIIILAAGASTRLGQAKQQLLFRGQTLLQLSVQAAMGSGGAPILLVLGANTETIALQGLPPEVQVVHNPQWVEGMASSIRVGVEELVKVSPKATGALFMLCDQPFVTSSVLNQLIQEKEKTKKGIVACSYQDTLGAPVLFDKSFFPYLLLLQGQEGAKKLLAHFPSDTASVPFPKGAIDIDTPADYVALQNLEQPS, encoded by the coding sequence ATGACTGGAATTATCATCCTGGCGGCTGGAGCCTCTACACGTTTGGGGCAAGCCAAGCAACAACTTCTTTTCAGGGGACAGACCTTGTTGCAATTGTCAGTTCAGGCGGCTATGGGTTCTGGTGGCGCTCCCATTCTTCTGGTTTTGGGTGCAAATACAGAAACCATTGCTTTACAAGGCTTACCTCCTGAGGTACAAGTAGTACACAACCCGCAATGGGTCGAAGGCATGGCTTCTTCCATAAGGGTTGGGGTAGAAGAATTAGTGAAAGTTTCGCCTAAGGCAACAGGCGCTCTGTTTATGCTCTGTGACCAGCCTTTTGTCACATCATCGGTGCTCAACCAATTAATTCAGGAAAAGGAAAAAACAAAAAAAGGCATTGTAGCTTGCTCTTACCAAGACACCTTGGGTGCTCCCGTCCTCTTCGACAAAAGTTTTTTCCCGTATTTGCTTCTTCTTCAGGGGCAGGAGGGCGCAAAAAAATTGCTGGCCCATTTTCCCTCAGATACAGCTTCTGTTCCCTTCCCTAAAGGAGCCATAGACATTGATACGCCCGCTGATTATGTAGCCCTTCAGAACTTGGAGCAACCAAGTTAA
- a CDS encoding XdhC family protein, whose protein sequence is MKEIQEIVAAYQQHQNKGLKTALATVVHVEGSSYRRPGARMLVAEDGTLTGAISGGCLEGDALRKARMAMVQGEPSLVKYDTMDDDDSKLGVGLGCNGIIHILIEPIDSTDPYNPLVLLQHIVSQRRSAVVVTLFSMQERRGPQPGTLLLLTEDGLRMGAVQTTALEEQIIQHAQEALLNEAFSFRRYISAQELTGFIEFLPPTLSLVICGAGNDVMPLVNMAALLGWHTAVVDGRANYATAERFPLANKVLVSKPDQVLENVQVDQRTAFLLVTHNYNYDLAMLRNVLPLQLKYIGVLGPKTKLNRIILELEEEGSSLSEMQLQSIYGPTGLDIGAETSEEIALSILAEIKAVFSNRTGGYLRERKESIHADSAFDQPEAFLK, encoded by the coding sequence ATGAAGGAAATACAGGAAATAGTAGCCGCTTACCAGCAGCACCAAAACAAAGGTCTAAAAACTGCTTTGGCTACTGTGGTGCATGTAGAAGGCTCTTCTTACCGAAGGCCCGGAGCCCGCATGTTGGTAGCAGAAGACGGAACTTTAACAGGAGCTATAAGCGGTGGCTGCTTAGAAGGTGACGCCTTACGCAAAGCCAGGATGGCCATGGTGCAGGGAGAGCCCAGCCTGGTGAAGTATGACACCATGGACGATGATGACTCTAAACTTGGCGTTGGGTTAGGCTGCAACGGCATTATCCATATCTTAATTGAACCTATTGACTCTACTGATCCTTACAACCCGCTGGTCCTCTTGCAGCATATAGTTTCTCAAAGGAGAAGTGCCGTGGTGGTGACCCTCTTTTCAATGCAAGAAAGGCGTGGCCCGCAGCCAGGCACCCTTTTGCTATTAACTGAAGACGGATTGCGCATGGGAGCTGTACAAACAACGGCTTTAGAAGAGCAGATCATTCAACATGCACAGGAAGCACTTCTGAATGAGGCTTTCTCCTTCAGAAGGTATATCTCTGCTCAAGAACTAACCGGGTTTATAGAATTCCTTCCCCCAACTCTTTCACTGGTTATATGTGGGGCGGGTAATGACGTGATGCCGCTGGTGAACATGGCTGCCCTGTTAGGTTGGCATACTGCAGTAGTAGATGGCAGAGCCAATTATGCCACCGCAGAGCGGTTTCCATTGGCCAATAAGGTATTGGTTTCTAAACCAGACCAAGTGTTGGAAAATGTGCAGGTAGACCAAAGAACAGCCTTTCTGTTAGTAACTCATAACTACAATTATGATTTAGCCATGCTTAGAAACGTACTCCCCTTACAACTGAAATACATAGGAGTACTAGGACCTAAAACGAAATTGAATCGAATTATTTTAGAACTTGAGGAAGAAGGTTCTTCCCTGTCAGAAATGCAGTTGCAAAGTATCTACGGCCCTACGGGATTAGACATAGGCGCGGAAACATCAGAAGAAATTGCCCTTTCCATTTTAGCCGAAATAAAGGCCGTTTTCTCTAATAGAACCGGTGGGTACCTACGTGAAAGGAAAGAAAGCATCCATGCTGATTCCGCATTTGACCAACCTGAAGCCTTCCTGAAGTAA
- a CDS encoding ATP-binding protein, producing the protein MKKYLLISLCLVYSFILVAKDSATNGRLDTIPEKGVVLDNKWRYSTEDNPAFAKPNFDDSTWDTLNPLNPASDLFPLQKASYGWLRFHFSISEKLSQQTWLLVLRQTCASEVYLDGKLLVRNGTLGNQPKDVVPLGANLPPIALHVKDTSKHVLAVRFGLPPNPIFPNGTFVGPFLHAKIMGVPQYYEQTRTMVQNSSIYASLIAIFFLLSLMHLSFYRHNPAQKANLYFAAYSLTMMVGFFLVELLSFVQDIRWFVYADAGAYVFTLSGGVWIVCALSFLFKYINLNLIRFLWVVQFGLILTVLLSKWHIYPFLAAIVLPTVVQLWLTAKALKAKKRGAAIIAAGFGVSLVFVFLIILLAVVQILLTQQLWVTLFLFVIFLSPALGISIYLAREFALDSQLLKVKLIQVERLSSQNLAQQKEKQQILAHQNDELERQVAERTAQLHQSLQELKATQAQLIQSEKMASLGELSAGIAHEIQNPLNFVNNFSEVNVELLEEMEAVLQKGDTEDALALASDMKVNLRKINEHGKRADSIVKGMLLHSQTTSRQKEKIYINTLIEEYLRLSYQSFKTKDKTFQIDLTTQFYPDLPEIDTIPQYLGKVLLNLFNNAFYSVSEKKKTLKESYSPAVWVNTFKTQNGIQIRVKDNGVGIPQRVLDKIYQPFFTTKPSGQGTGLGLSLSYDIIKKGLGGELNVTSEEGEFAEFTIELPLMKVRQVEPVLVPTHE; encoded by the coding sequence ATGAAAAAGTATCTGCTAATTTCACTCTGCCTGGTTTATTCTTTTATTCTGGTAGCAAAGGATAGCGCTACAAATGGCCGTCTCGATACAATTCCTGAAAAGGGAGTAGTGCTGGACAATAAATGGAGGTACTCTACAGAAGACAATCCTGCTTTTGCTAAACCAAATTTTGATGACTCAACCTGGGACACCTTAAATCCCTTGAATCCTGCTTCAGACCTATTCCCCCTTCAAAAAGCGTCATACGGGTGGTTACGTTTCCACTTTTCTATTAGTGAAAAGCTCAGCCAACAAACCTGGTTATTGGTGCTCAGGCAAACCTGTGCCTCTGAAGTATACCTTGATGGCAAACTGTTGGTGCGTAACGGAACACTGGGAAATCAACCCAAGGATGTAGTTCCTTTAGGAGCTAATTTGCCGCCCATTGCACTTCATGTTAAAGACACTTCAAAGCATGTGTTAGCAGTACGGTTTGGATTACCACCTAATCCAATTTTTCCTAATGGCACCTTTGTGGGGCCATTCCTTCATGCGAAAATCATGGGAGTGCCCCAATATTATGAGCAAACCCGCACTATGGTGCAGAATTCCTCCATCTATGCCTCTCTGATTGCTATTTTCTTTCTGTTAAGCTTGATGCACCTATCATTTTACAGGCACAACCCCGCCCAGAAAGCTAACCTATACTTTGCCGCCTATTCGCTCACCATGATGGTGGGGTTCTTTCTGGTGGAGCTTTTATCGTTTGTGCAAGACATCAGGTGGTTTGTATATGCTGATGCAGGGGCCTATGTGTTCACCCTTTCCGGCGGAGTCTGGATTGTTTGTGCCTTATCTTTTCTGTTTAAATACATCAACCTCAACTTGATTCGCTTCTTATGGGTGGTACAGTTTGGACTAATTCTAACTGTTTTGCTTTCTAAATGGCATATCTACCCCTTTCTGGCGGCCATTGTTCTGCCAACAGTGGTACAATTGTGGCTCACTGCAAAAGCTCTAAAGGCAAAGAAAAGAGGGGCGGCTATTATTGCCGCTGGATTTGGGGTTAGTTTGGTATTTGTTTTCCTGATCATCCTTCTGGCCGTTGTACAAATACTGCTTACCCAGCAATTATGGGTTACTCTTTTCCTCTTTGTTATTTTTCTTTCGCCAGCTTTGGGCATATCTATTTACCTGGCCCGCGAGTTTGCCTTAGACAGCCAATTGCTTAAAGTGAAGTTGATTCAGGTAGAAAGGTTATCCTCCCAGAACCTGGCCCAGCAAAAAGAGAAGCAGCAGATACTTGCCCACCAGAATGATGAACTGGAACGACAGGTTGCGGAAAGAACTGCTCAACTGCATCAATCTTTACAGGAACTGAAAGCAACGCAGGCGCAACTTATCCAGTCTGAGAAAATGGCTTCTCTGGGAGAACTCTCCGCTGGCATAGCCCATGAAATCCAGAACCCTTTAAACTTTGTCAATAACTTCTCTGAGGTAAATGTAGAATTGTTGGAGGAAATGGAGGCAGTTCTTCAGAAAGGTGACACGGAAGATGCCTTGGCCCTGGCAAGCGATATGAAGGTTAATCTACGGAAAATTAACGAACACGGAAAACGAGCCGACAGCATTGTGAAAGGCATGCTGCTCCATTCTCAGACCACTTCAAGGCAAAAAGAGAAAATTTACATTAACACATTAATAGAGGAGTATCTCAGGCTTTCTTACCAAAGCTTCAAAACTAAAGATAAAACCTTCCAGATTGACCTGACTACTCAGTTTTACCCTGATTTGCCAGAAATAGACACTATACCGCAATACTTAGGTAAGGTGCTACTTAACCTGTTCAACAATGCTTTTTACTCGGTTTCTGAAAAGAAGAAAACTTTGAAGGAGTCATATTCTCCTGCGGTTTGGGTAAACACCTTCAAAACTCAAAATGGAATACAAATTAGAGTGAAAGACAATGGCGTGGGTATTCCACAAAGGGTTTTAGATAAGATTTACCAGCCTTTTTTTACCACTAAACCAAGTGGTCAAGGGACAGGGTTAGGTTTATCCCTCAGCTATGACATCATAAAGAAAGGACTTGGAGGTGAACTGAACGTGACCTCTGAAGAAGGAGAATTTGCTGAGTTCACCATTGAACTACCCTTAATGAAAGTGCGACAAGTTGAGCCTGTTTTGGTTCCTACGCATGAATAA
- a CDS encoding sensor histidine kinase — MHVFSFLAAFLLLRHLRKYVLGTPLATKWVALLNKGSLVTVGVFLFATLLFNDKVADVLGCIYLLAILIYLRKEPDFTPTHQVVKGFYPFISVIGVTLLVQLFAKSFYLEWNDYFGMALVGAIIYAITIWSTYKKGVKELELEREKRITEEKEKKFISIKKTELEIIVASRTAELMLQKDELQKAIKELQATQAQLIQQEKLASLGELTAGIAHEIQNPLNFVNNFSEVSIELLDELKSGLMQSLPKAEQEHATEILNDLTHNLEKITYHGKRADSIVKGMLQHSRASNGQKEPTDINALADEYLRLSYHGLRAKDKSFNATLQTDYDSSLCKVSVVPQDIGRVFLNMFNNAFYSVALKKKSLNGTYEPVVQVCTSKKGDRLEIIVKDNGVGVPKEVVDKIYQPFFTTKPSGEGTGLGLSLSYDIITKGHHGEMKVISEEGQFAEFVISIPLTN; from the coding sequence ATGCATGTATTTTCCTTCTTAGCTGCTTTTTTGCTTTTAAGACACCTGCGAAAATATGTGTTGGGTACGCCTTTGGCTACTAAGTGGGTGGCTCTCCTAAATAAGGGTAGTCTGGTTACTGTTGGGGTTTTCTTATTTGCCACCCTCTTATTTAACGATAAAGTTGCTGATGTACTGGGCTGCATTTATTTACTAGCCATTCTGATTTACCTTAGAAAAGAGCCTGATTTTACTCCCACCCATCAGGTGGTAAAGGGGTTTTACCCATTTATATCAGTTATAGGAGTAACCCTGCTGGTTCAGCTATTTGCCAAAAGCTTTTACCTTGAATGGAATGATTACTTCGGTATGGCCTTGGTAGGGGCGATCATCTATGCTATTACCATTTGGTCGACCTACAAAAAAGGGGTAAAAGAACTGGAGTTAGAACGTGAGAAAAGGATTACTGAAGAAAAGGAAAAGAAGTTTATTTCTATCAAAAAAACAGAATTAGAAATAATTGTAGCCTCTCGTACCGCTGAGTTGATGTTGCAAAAAGATGAATTGCAGAAAGCGATCAAAGAACTGCAAGCCACGCAGGCACAACTAATTCAACAGGAAAAATTAGCTTCTCTAGGTGAGCTCACCGCAGGCATAGCTCATGAAATACAAAATCCGTTAAACTTTGTTAACAACTTCTCAGAAGTTAGCATTGAGCTGCTGGATGAACTTAAATCTGGTCTCATGCAGAGCCTACCAAAAGCAGAACAGGAGCACGCTACTGAAATTTTGAATGATCTTACCCATAACCTGGAGAAAATAACCTATCATGGAAAACGGGCTGACTCCATCGTGAAAGGCATGCTGCAACATTCAAGGGCTAGTAACGGCCAGAAAGAACCCACTGATATCAATGCACTGGCAGATGAATACCTGCGCTTATCTTACCATGGCTTAAGGGCAAAGGACAAGTCCTTCAATGCCACGCTGCAAACAGATTATGACTCTTCTCTATGTAAAGTGTCTGTGGTTCCACAAGACATAGGACGGGTGTTCTTAAATATGTTCAACAACGCCTTCTATTCGGTGGCCCTAAAGAAGAAAAGTTTGAACGGCACTTACGAGCCTGTTGTGCAAGTCTGCACCAGTAAAAAGGGAGATCGTTTGGAGATTATTGTCAAGGACAATGGGGTAGGAGTCCCTAAAGAAGTAGTAGATAAAATATACCAACCTTTTTTTACCACCAAACCTTCAGGTGAAGGCACAGGCCTTGGTCTTTCTTTAAGCTATGATATCATTACCAAAGGACATCATGGAGAAATGAAGGTTATCTCTGAAGAAGGTCAGTTTGCTGAGTTCGTGATAAGTATTCCTTTAACTAATTAG
- a CDS encoding response regulator, translating to MHILVVDDEADVQPLFQQRFRKEIRSGEVDFTFALSGEEALAYMAQNKSKIILILSDINMPGMSGIELLHSIRHDYNSPPPVVMMVTAYNDQDNYEQAMKEGANDFLTKPLDFAILKEKLKTVAE from the coding sequence ATGCATATTTTAGTAGTAGATGATGAAGCAGACGTTCAGCCTCTGTTTCAGCAACGATTCAGGAAAGAAATCAGAAGCGGAGAAGTTGATTTTACTTTTGCGCTTTCCGGTGAAGAAGCCCTTGCTTACATGGCGCAGAACAAGTCCAAGATAATTCTGATCCTATCTGACATCAATATGCCGGGTATGAGCGGAATTGAACTGTTGCATTCCATTAGGCATGACTACAACTCACCCCCGCCCGTAGTCATGATGGTCACCGCATACAATGATCAGGATAACTATGAGCAGGCTATGAAAGAGGGTGCCAACGACTTCCTTACCAAACCGCTAGACTTCGCAATACTTAAAGAAAAACTTAAAACGGTAGCAGAGTAA
- a CDS encoding adenylate/guanylate cyclase domain-containing protein, which yields MAKILVVDDEADLELLIRQKFRNKIRENLYEFVFAQNGAEALQKVQEHPDLDIILSDINMPVMDGLTLLSKLPDANPIIKAVIVSAYGDMENIRMAMNRGAYDFVCKPVNFEDLELTMNKTVQHVLQLRETVKAIKENNILKMYVDENVLNFMTHKEFESSLMQNDTIDATVVFIDICGFTAITEHVSANQLVTLINHIFDLMVKEIIEQGGHIDKFMGDAVMAVFKGEFHQDRAIDASLAVREKVKAEESIQIGDTVFKPQVSIGINSGEMISGNIGSASLKRLDYTVIGDAVNLAQRLQSSAKPNQITISEELYGKVKESFQCQKVGEFSLKNKQKPVVIYEVLE from the coding sequence ATGGCCAAGATATTAGTAGTGGATGACGAAGCGGATCTGGAATTGCTCATTAGGCAGAAATTCCGGAATAAGATAAGGGAAAACCTATATGAATTTGTGTTTGCCCAAAACGGGGCCGAAGCCCTTCAAAAGGTGCAGGAGCACCCAGATCTGGACATCATTCTTTCTGATATCAACATGCCCGTGATGGATGGGCTAACCCTGCTTAGTAAATTACCAGATGCCAATCCCATTATAAAAGCAGTTATTGTATCGGCCTATGGCGACATGGAGAACATAAGAATGGCCATGAACAGGGGGGCATACGACTTTGTATGTAAGCCTGTCAATTTTGAGGATCTGGAGTTAACCATGAACAAAACCGTGCAACATGTCCTTCAATTGCGGGAAACGGTAAAAGCTATAAAAGAGAATAATATCCTGAAGATGTACGTAGATGAAAACGTGCTAAACTTCATGACCCATAAGGAGTTTGAAAGTAGCCTTATGCAAAATGATACCATTGACGCCACAGTGGTATTCATTGACATTTGTGGTTTTACAGCCATCACTGAACATGTCTCTGCAAACCAACTGGTTACCCTTATAAACCATATCTTTGATTTAATGGTGAAAGAGATCATTGAGCAGGGTGGGCACATTGACAAGTTTATGGGAGATGCGGTAATGGCCGTCTTCAAAGGCGAATTCCATCAGGATAGGGCAATAGACGCTAGCCTGGCGGTGCGGGAGAAAGTAAAAGCGGAGGAATCTATTCAGATAGGTGATACAGTATTCAAACCACAGGTCTCCATTGGAATCAATTCAGGCGAAATGATTTCAGGGAATATTGGCTCTGCCTCATTGAAACGATTAGACTATACAGTTATAGGAGATGCTGTGAACCTGGCGCAGCGCCTTCAATCATCCGCTAAACCTAATCAGATTACGATCTCTGAAGAGCTATATGGGAAAGTGAAAGAATCTTTTCAATGCCAGAAGGTGGGAGAGTTTAGCCTTAAAAACAAGCAAAAACCTGTTGTGATCTACGAAGTTCTTGAGTAG